One genomic window of Trichomycterus rosablanca isolate fTriRos1 chromosome 1, fTriRos1.hap1, whole genome shotgun sequence includes the following:
- the LOC134315217 gene encoding protocadherin alpha-8-like, whose translation MGQRRHASWRLNLAIVALSLLFWKQNQAQMRYSVLEERKDGTVVGNIAKDLGFDHKVLKERGFRVVSTTGKSPFKLNQNDGVLYINEKIDREEVCEKVILCLINLQIALDNPLEIHYVAIEIVDINDHSPVFHEKEKRLEIGESAVPGLRIQLQAARDPDSGTNSVQTYKLSHDEHFQIEVKDRGSDRKMPFLILQKSLDRETISVHKLILTALDGGKPPKTGTIEIFVDVIDINDNSPVFTKDSYSAKINENAPINTTIIQVNATDSDDGLNGEVFYSFAHGVDDEVRELFYLDPVTGELVVKGKIDFEQKDRYEIDIQASDKAAVPILADKSISIQIIDLNDNAPEIKVTSFTSTVPEDSKLGSTIALVSVRDLDSGLNGKVSCVLPKDSAFRLIQSSQENMYSLITAALLDREKISQYDITLVAKDAGNPSLSSLKIITVLVSDVNDNSPEFSLSSYSFYITENFVPGMSMFSVSACDHDLRENAMITYQLLRDSGEVNKYSSLLNINSESGDIFALTSFDFETVKTFQFHVVATDFGTPSLSSNVTVNVFILDQNDNAPVILYPVSANGSAEGVEEIPRDVNSGHLVTKIRAFDADIGYNGWLLFSMQEVSDHSLFGLDRYTGQIRSLRSFTETDHAEYKLVILVKDNGNVSLSATATVIVKVVEPKEALTWPTNVRSTTKDEEENNITFYLTITLGFVSVLFLISIIVLIVMQCSKSTDYTSKYVEDTAFDGTLCHSIQYRSGDKQYMLVGPRMSIGSTVISGSNGNTLVVQDHRRRASEEKF comes from the exons ATGGGACAAAGGAGACACGCATCATGGCGACTGAATCTTGCAATTGTGGCTTTGTCTCTACTATTTTGGAAACAAAACCAGGCACAGATGAGATATTCCGTTCTTGAGGAGCGGAAAGATGGCACTGTTGTTGGAAATATAGCAAAGGATTTGGGTTTTGATCACAAAGTGTTAAAGGAAAGAGGATTTCGTGTCGTATCAACAACGGGAAAATCTCCGTTTAAGCTAAATCAGAATGATGGTGTCTTATATATTAATGAAAAAATAGACCGGGAGGAGGTATGTGAAAAAGTCATCTTGTGTCTAATTAATCTACAGATCGCTCTTGACAATCCTTTAGAAATTCATTACGTTGCGATTGAAATAGTGGACATAAACGATCATTCGCCAGTATTCCATGAGAAAGAAAAGCGTCTGGAAATAGGGGAAAGCGCAGTACCTGGTCTACGCATTCAGCTACAAGCTGCACGTGATCCAGACAGTGGTACAAATTCAGTGCAAACATATAAACTCAGTCATGATGAGCATTTTCAAATCGAGGTTAAAGACAGAGGATCGGATCGTAAGATGCCATTCTTAATTTTACAGAAATCATTAGACAGGGAAACAATTTCTGTTCATAAACTTATTCTCACAGCACTGGATGGTGGAAAACCACCAAAAACCGGTACTATTGAAATATTTGTAGATGTCATTGATATAAACGACAACAGTCCAGTCTTTACAAAAGACTCTTATTCGGCAAAGATAAATGAGAATGCGCCGATAAATACAACTATAATACAGGTGAACGCAACTGACTCAGACGATGGTTTAAATGGTGAAGTGTTTTACAGTTTTGCTCATGGTGTGGACGATGAAGTGCGTGAGCTTTTTTATCTGGATCCTGTAACGGGGGAATTAGTTGTAAAAGGAAAAATAGATTTTGAGCAAAAGGACCGATATGAAATTGATATTCAGGCATCGGATAAAGCAGCTGTACCCATACTAGCGGATAAAAGCATTTCAATTCAAATTATTGACCTAAACGATAATGCGCCAGAGATTAAAGTCACGTCATTTACCAGCACAGTACCAGAGGATTCCAAGTTGGGAAGTACAATAGCACTGGTTAGTGTACGTGATTTAGACTCCGGTCTTAatggaaaagtgtcctgtgtgTTACCTAAAGATTCAGCTTTTAGATTAATTCAGTCATCACAGGAAAATATGTATTCATTAATAACTGCCGCATTACTTGATAGAGAGAAAATATCACAATATGATATTACATTAGTTGCCAAAGACGCAGGAAACCCGTCATTGTCCTCTTTAAAGATAATTACTGTTTTGGTATCTGATGTAAATGATAATAGCCCAGAATTTTCTCTTAGCTCATACAGCTTTTATATTACTGAAAATTTCGTTCCAGGCATGTCTATGTTTTCTGTATCTGCCTGTGACCATGATTTGAGAGAAAATGCTATGATCACCTATCAACTTTTGAGAGACTCTGGCGAGGTAAACAAGTATTCATCATTACTAAACATAAACTCTGAAAGCGGAGACATATTCGCACTGACAAGCTTTGACTTTGAGACAGTGAAAACATTTCAGTTCCATGTTGTTGCTACCGATTTTGGAACTCCATCATTGAGCAGCAACGTCACAGTAAACGTCTTTATTCTGGATCAGAACGACAATGCTCCAGTGATCTTATATCCAGTCAGTGCTAACGGCTCTGCCGAAGGTGTGGAGGAGATTCCCCGTGATGTGAACTCAGGGCATTTGGTGACTAAAATAAGAGCATTTGATGCAGATATAGGATACAATGGCTGGTTATTATTTTCAATGCAGGAAGTGAGTGACCACAGTCTTTTTGGTTTGGACCGATATACTGGACAAATTAGGAGTCTTCGTTCATTTACAGAAACAGACCATGCTGAATATAAACTGGTTATACTGGTCAAAGACAATGGCAACGTTTCACTTTCTGCAACAGCAACTGTGATTGTGAAAGTTGTGGAGCCCAAAGAGGCCCTTACTTGGCCTACAAATGTCAGAAGTACAACAAAAGACGAGGAGGAAAACAACATTACGTTCTATTTGACCATTACCTTGGGTTTTGTTTCTGTGCTTTTTCTCATAAGTATTATTGTGTTGATAGTAATGCAATGCTCAAAATCCACAGACTATACATCCAAGTATGTTGAGGATACAGCCTTTGATGGGACATTGTGCCACAGCATCCAGTACAGATCCGGAGATAAACAGTATATGTTAGTTGGACCCAGAATGAGTATTGGATCTACAGTCATTTCAGGCAGTAATGGAAATACACTAGTGGTCCAAGATCACAGAAGGCGAGCTTCTGAAGAG AAGTTTTAG
- the LOC134315288 gene encoding protocadherin gamma-C3-like translates to MGQRIHASWRLNLAIVALSVLFWKQNKAQMRYSVLEEQKDGTVVGNIAKDLSFDHKVLKERGFRVVSTTGKSPFKLNQNDGVLYTNDKIDREEVCEKVISCLINLQIALDNPLEIHYVAIEVVDINDHAPVFNEKEKRLEIGESAVPGIRIQLQAARDPDSGTNSVQTYKLSHNEHFQIEVKDRGSDRKMPFLILQKSLDREMSSFHKLILTALDGGKPPKTGTMEIFVDVLDINDNSPVFTKDSYSAKINENAPIDTTIIQVNATDLDDGLNGEVFYSFAQGVDDEMRELFYLDHITGELIVKGKIDFEQKDQYEIDIQASDKAAVPLIADKSILIQIIDLNDNAPEIKVTSFTSTVPEDSKLGTTIALVSVSDLDSGLNGKVSCVLPEDSAFRLMQSSQDNIYSLTTAALLDREKISQYDITILAKDAGNPSLSSLKTITVLVSDVNDNSPEFSLSPYSFYVTENNVPGMPVFSVSACDHDLGENAMITYQLLRDSGEVNKYSSLLNINSESGDIFALTSFDFETLKKFQFHVVATDSGTSPLSSNVTIKVFILDKNDNAPVILYPVSPNGSAEGVVEIPRDVKAGHLVTKIRAYDADIGYNGWLLFSMQEVSDHSLFGLDRYTGKIRTLRSFTETDHAEFKLVILVKDNGNVSLSATATVSVKVLEPKEALNWPLNVRSTTKDEEENNVTFYLIITLGFVCVLFLISIIVLIVMQCSKSTDYSSKYVEDTAYDGTLCHSIQYRSGDKQYMLVGPRMSIGSTVVSGSNGNTLVVQDHRRRASGEINACVIKYVC, encoded by the coding sequence ATGGGACAAAGGATACATGCATCATGGCGACTGAATCTTGCAATTGTGGCTTTGTCTGTACTATTTTGGAAACAGAACAAGGCACAGATGAGATATTCCGTTCTTGAAGAGCAGAAAGATGGCACTGTTGTTGGAAATATAGCAAAGGATTTGAGTTTTGATCACAAAGTGTTAAAAGAAAGAGGATTTCGTGTCGTATCAACAACGGGAAAATCTCCGTTTAAGCTAAATCAGAATGATGGTGTCTTATATACCAACGATAAAATAGACCGGGAGGAGGTATGTGAAAAGGTAATCTCCTGCTTAATTAATTTACAAATTGCTCTTGACAATCCTCTGGAAATTCATTACGTTGCGATTGAAGTAGTGGACATAAACGATCATGCGCCAGTATTCAACGAGAAAGAAAAGCGTCTGGAAATAGGGGAAAGCGCAGTACCTGGTATACGCATTCAGTTACAAGCTGCACGCGATCCAGACAGTGGTACAAATTCAGTGCAAACATATAAACTCAGTCATAATGAACATTTTCAAATCGAGGTTAAAGACAGAGGATCGGATCGTAAGATGCCATTCTTAATTTTACAGAAATCATTAGACAGGGAAATGAGTTCTTTTCATAAGCTTATTCTCACAGCACTAGACGGTGGAAAACCACCAAAAACCGGGACTATGGAAATATTTGTAGATGTTCTTGATATAAACGACAACAGTCCAGTCTTTACAAAAGACTCCTATTCGGCAAAGATAAATGAGAATGCGCCGATAGATACAACGATAATACAGGTGAACGCAACTGACTTAGACGATGGTTTAAATGGTGAAGTGTTTTACAGTTTTGCTCAAGGTGTGGACGACGAAATGCGTGAGCTTTTTTATCTAGATCATATAACGGGAGAGTTAATTGTTAAAGGAAAAATAGATTTTGAGCAAAAGGACCAATATGAGATTGATATTCAGGCATCGGATAAAGCAGCTGTACCTCTTATAGCAGATAAGAGCATTTTAATACAAATTATTGACTTAAACGATAATGCGCCAGAAATTAAAGTCACGTCATTTACCAGCACAGTACCAGAGGATTCCAAGTTGGGAACTACAATAGCACTGGTTAGTGTAAGTGATTTAGACTCAGGCCtcaatggaaaagtgtcctgtgtgTTACCCGAAGATTCAGCATTTAGATTAATGCAGTCTTCGCAGGACAATATTTATTCTTTAACAACTGCCGCATTACTTGATAGAGAGAAAATATCACAATATGATATTACAATACTTGCCAAAGACGCAGGAAACCCGTCATTGTCATCACTGAAAACAATAACTGTCTTAGTATCTGATGTCAATGATAATAGCCCAGAATTTTCCCTCAGCCCGTACAGCTTTTATGTTACTGAAAATAACGTTCCAGGTATGCCTGTGTTTTCTGTATCTGCTTGTGATCATGATTTGGGCGAAAATGCAATGATAACCTACCAACTTTTGAGAGACTCTGGCGAGGTAAACAAATATTCATCATTACTAAACATAAACTCTGAAAGTGGAGACATATTTGCACTGACAAGCTTTGACTTTGAGACACTGAAAAAATTTCAGTTCCATGTTGTTGCTACAGATTCTGGAACTTCACCATTAAGCAGCAACGTCACAATTAAAGTGTTCATCCTGGATAAGAACGACAATGCTCCAGTGATCTTATATCCAGTCAGTCCTAACGGCTCTGCTGAAGGTGTGGTGGAGATTCCCCGTGATGTGAAGGCAGGGCATTTGGTGACTAAAATAAGAGCATATGACGCAGATATAGGATACAACGGCTGGTTATTATTTTCAATGCAGGAAGTGAGTGACCACAGTCTTTTTGGATTGGATCGATATACTGGAAAAATAAGGACCCTTCGATCATTTACAGAAACAGACCATGCTGAATTTAAACTGGTTATACTGGTCAAAGACAATGGCAACGTTTCACTTTCTGCAACAGCAACTGTGAGTGTAAAAGTGTTGGAGCCCAAAGAGGCCCTTAACTGGCCATTAAATGTCAGAAGTACAACAAAAGATGAGGAGGAAAACAacgttacattttatttaataattactttGGGTTTTGTTTGTGTGCTTTTTCTCATAAGTATAATCGTGTTGATAGTAATGCAGTGCTCAAAATCCACAGACTATTCATCCAAGTATGTAGAGGATACAGCCTATGATGGGACATTGTGCCACAGCATCCAGTACAGATCCGGAGATAAACAGTATATGTTAGTTGGTCCCAGAATGAGTATTGGTTCTACAGTAGTTTCAGGCAGTAATGGAAATACACTAGTGGTACAAGATCACAGACGGCGAGCTTCTGGAGAG